A section of the Triticum dicoccoides isolate Atlit2015 ecotype Zavitan chromosome 7A, WEW_v2.0, whole genome shotgun sequence genome encodes:
- the LOC119330385 gene encoding uncharacterized protein LOC119330385 isoform X1, which translates to MPQLLDELVEEVFLRLPPDDPAALVRASLASKPWLALLTGPAFRGRYREFHGAPPMLGFLYSRADGSGHKGDPAPRLVSTSKFGARIPDFASTDPDFDLIAWDCRHGRVLLGDASLSPRPLVVWDPMTGCTQQLVGLDCFNGIAVLCAVSGCDHHSCHAGPFKTVGVGVDISEDGERVARVFVSSPDIGDWSKLDTDEWEEPCLGLDLSADAFICSMQAVLINDALHFKLGYYDDYDHVRILKYSLTSDSLSLIDVPFAAHADIVMVMKDGSLGLAHVDSRLTLYVWSRQVDSNGVASWTHGRVVDLKNLIPIKNPKRRPRLIGSVEGRDIIFVNTDVGVYQIDLKTLECKELMKG; encoded by the coding sequence ATGCCGCAGCTGCTGGACGAGCTCGTGGAGGAGGTCTTCCTCCGCCTCCCTCCGGACGATCCCGCGGCGCTCGTGCGGGCCTCCCTTGCCAGCAAGCCCTGGCTCGCCCTGCTCACCGGCCCCGCCTTCCGCGGCCGCTACCGCGAGTTCCACGGCGCTCCCCCAATGCTGGGCTTCCTCTACAGCCGGGCCGACGGCTCCGGCCACAAGGGAGACCCTGCCCCACGCCTCGTCTCCACCTCCAAGTTCGGCGCGCGCATTCCGGACTTCGCCAGTACGGACCCGGACTTTGATCTGATTGCGTGGGACTGCCGCCATGGCCGGGTTCTCCTTGGGGATGCGTCTTTGTCTCCTAGGCCGCTCGTGGTTTGGGACCCCATGACGGGCTGCACTCAGCAGCTGGTGGGACTCGACTGTTTCAACGGGATCGCGGTGCTCTGCGCGGTGAGCGGCTGCGACCACCACTCGTGTCACGCCGGCCCCTTCAAGACGGTCGGCGTCGGCGTGGACATTAGTGAAGATGGTGAGCGTGTTGCACGCGTCTTCGTGTCGTCGCCCGACATCGGTGACTGGAGCAAGCTGGATACTGACGAGTGGGAGGAACCGTGCCTTGGTCTTGATCTTTCAGCTGATGCATTCATATGTTCGATGCAAGCTGTCCTCATCAATGATGCACTCCACTTCAAGCTTGGGTACTACGATGATTATGATCATGTGAGAATTCTCAAGTACAGCTTGACCTCTGATTCTTTATCATTGATTGATGTGCCGTTTGCCGCTCATGCCGATATCGTCATGGTGATGAAGGATGGCAGTCTGGGGCTTGCACATGTGGACAGCAGGTTAACCCTCTACGTGTGGTCCAGACAAGTAGATTCCAACGGAGTTGCGTCATGGACTCATGGTAGAGTCGTGGATCTCAAGAACCTTATCCCTATTAAAAATCCGAAGAGAAGACCTAGACTGATTGGATCTGTGGAGGGCAGAGATATCATTTTCGTGAACACGGATGTTGGCGTCTACCAGATTGATCTCAAGACACTAGAGTGTAAGGAGCTAATGAAGGGATGA
- the LOC119330385 gene encoding uncharacterized protein LOC119330385 isoform X2 — MPQLLDELVEEVFLRLPPDDPAALVRASLASKPWLALLTGPAFRGRYREFHGAPPMLGFLYSRADGSGHKGDPAPRLVSTSKFGARIPDFASTDPDFDLIAWDCRHGRVLLGDASLSPRPLVVWDPMTGCTQQLVGLDCFNGIAVLCAVSGCDHHSCHAGPFKTVGVGVDISEDGERVARVFVSSPDIGDWSKLDTDEWEEPCLGLDLSADAFICSMQAVLINDALHFKLGYYDDYDHDGSLGLAHVDSRLTLYVWSRQVDSNGVASWTHGRVVDLKNLIPIKNPKRRPRLIGSVEGRDIIFVNTDVGVYQIDLKTLECKELMKG, encoded by the exons ATGCCGCAGCTGCTGGACGAGCTCGTGGAGGAGGTCTTCCTCCGCCTCCCTCCGGACGATCCCGCGGCGCTCGTGCGGGCCTCCCTTGCCAGCAAGCCCTGGCTCGCCCTGCTCACCGGCCCCGCCTTCCGCGGCCGCTACCGCGAGTTCCACGGCGCTCCCCCAATGCTGGGCTTCCTCTACAGCCGGGCCGACGGCTCCGGCCACAAGGGAGACCCTGCCCCACGCCTCGTCTCCACCTCCAAGTTCGGCGCGCGCATTCCGGACTTCGCCAGTACGGACCCGGACTTTGATCTGATTGCGTGGGACTGCCGCCATGGCCGGGTTCTCCTTGGGGATGCGTCTTTGTCTCCTAGGCCGCTCGTGGTTTGGGACCCCATGACGGGCTGCACTCAGCAGCTGGTGGGACTCGACTGTTTCAACGGGATCGCGGTGCTCTGCGCGGTGAGCGGCTGCGACCACCACTCGTGTCACGCCGGCCCCTTCAAGACGGTCGGCGTCGGCGTGGACATTAGTGAAGATGGTGAGCGTGTTGCACGCGTCTTCGTGTCGTCGCCCGACATCGGTGACTGGAGCAAGCTGGATACTGACGAGTGGGAGGAACCGTGCCTTGGTCTTGATCTTTCAGCTGATGCATTCATATGTTCGATGCAAGCTGTCCTCATCAATGATGCACTCCACTTCAAGCTTGGGTACTACGATGATTATGATCAT GATGGCAGTCTGGGGCTTGCACATGTGGACAGCAGGTTAACCCTCTACGTGTGGTCCAGACAAGTAGATTCCAACGGAGTTGCGTCATGGACTCATGGTAGAGTCGTGGATCTCAAGAACCTTATCCCTATTAAAAATCCGAAGAGAAGACCTAGACTGATTGGATCTGTGGAGGGCAGAGATATCATTTTCGTGAACACGGATGTTGGCGTCTACCAGATTGATCTCAAGACACTAGAGTGTAAGGAGCTAATGAAGGGATGA